The following proteins are co-located in the Thermococcus sp. genome:
- a CDS encoding LPXTG cell wall anchor domain-containing protein has protein sequence MRKLSALLAVMIILSAVPAWVSAEDTKSINLFDINVFLRVSQMNVNGSLVWAGSFTIEATLVNRTFIDYYNSLAKENETNATKEFANLVYGVVYGSFKDFINDKLQGSNLSAVIYVPPGGPVQVTGKWRAVVRFTLAPFLVNENGKYLSCPYYGSMTMKFLGVVYPFQWKRFTVVLPRNYDIYTLVPAPKELVDNVAVWEDGDYFPMIKLYNPVYRLVQFLNSTKRYLNVSFDPTEGLVYFNATFIGANATPSVESTLLESFRQTMHPLSISASKIPNGLKVIGVVKPQVSVKKSWRYTKWLVVLKLPGRFDNITVIGGRYQLGPDNTLIMEFEEEKNTYLYALAGLGVVLIAVLVFFLRRRSRASGSGESDTGLKETGGETEPSSERADEIPQEGGENEP, from the coding sequence ATGAGGAAGCTTTCCGCTCTGCTCGCCGTCATGATTATCCTTTCTGCCGTTCCCGCGTGGGTTTCGGCTGAAGATACGAAGTCCATCAACCTATTTGATATCAACGTGTTCCTCAGGGTTTCCCAGATGAACGTTAACGGCTCACTGGTCTGGGCCGGCTCCTTCACGATTGAGGCAACCCTCGTCAACAGGACGTTCATCGACTACTACAATTCTCTAGCAAAGGAGAACGAAACAAACGCCACCAAGGAGTTTGCGAACCTCGTTTATGGCGTTGTTTATGGGAGCTTCAAGGACTTCATAAACGACAAGCTTCAGGGCTCCAACCTGAGTGCTGTCATATACGTTCCCCCCGGGGGGCCGGTTCAGGTCACCGGAAAGTGGCGTGCTGTCGTTCGCTTCACTCTGGCGCCGTTTCTTGTGAACGAAAATGGGAAATACCTGTCCTGTCCCTACTACGGCTCGATGACAATGAAATTTCTGGGGGTTGTCTATCCTTTCCAGTGGAAACGGTTCACGGTGGTTCTGCCGAGAAACTACGACATCTACACTCTCGTTCCCGCCCCCAAGGAGCTCGTTGATAACGTTGCCGTCTGGGAGGACGGGGACTACTTCCCCATGATAAAGCTATACAACCCGGTTTACAGGCTCGTTCAGTTCCTTAACTCTACAAAGAGATATCTCAACGTCTCTTTCGACCCGACGGAGGGGCTAGTTTACTTCAACGCGACATTCATCGGTGCCAACGCGACTCCCTCGGTCGAGAGCACCCTCCTTGAGTCGTTCAGGCAGACCATGCATCCATTGAGCATCTCGGCCTCGAAGATACCCAACGGCCTCAAGGTGATTGGGGTTGTCAAGCCCCAGGTTTCTGTAAAGAAGAGCTGGCGTTACACAAAATGGCTCGTTGTTCTCAAACTGCCCGGGAGGTTCGATAACATAACGGTAATCGGCGGAAGGTACCAGCTCGGTCCTGACAATACTCTCATCATGGAGTTCGAGGAGGAGAAAAACACCTACCTCTACGCCCTCGCTGGCCTTGGAGTGGTGCTCATCGCGGTTCTTGTATTCTTCCTCAGAAGGAGGTCCCGGGCTTCCGGTTCCGGAGAAAGTGATACCGGACTTAAAGAAACTGGAGGGGAAACCGAACCCTCCTCGGAGAGAGCAGACGAAATCCCTCAGGAGGGTGGCGAGAATGAACCTTGA
- the coaD gene encoding phosphopantetheine adenylyltransferase produces the protein MEKKFMKVVVGGTFDRLHLGHKALLRKAFEVGKYVYIGLTSDEMIRNKPYAEKILPYEVRLRDLLKFLDVNGYSNYRIIKIHNAIGFAGEMKSLEAIVVSEETYKGALVVNKARAERGLKPLEIVVIPIIKSQVGPKISSSLIRAGLIDPFGRPLQWKRNSPKDV, from the coding sequence ATGGAAAAGAAGTTCATGAAAGTCGTAGTGGGCGGGACCTTCGACAGGCTCCACCTCGGCCACAAAGCCTTACTGAGGAAGGCCTTTGAGGTCGGCAAATATGTCTACATAGGCCTAACCTCGGACGAGATGATTAGAAACAAGCCCTACGCCGAGAAAATCCTCCCCTACGAGGTTAGGCTCAGAGATCTGCTCAAGTTCCTCGACGTTAACGGATACTCCAACTACAGGATAATCAAAATCCACAACGCCATAGGCTTCGCCGGGGAGATGAAGAGCCTTGAGGCCATAGTTGTCAGCGAGGAAACCTACAAGGGGGCGCTCGTGGTCAACAAAGCCAGAGCCGAGAGGGGCCTCAAACCCCTCGAGATAGTGGTCATCCCGATAATAAAAAGCCAGGTTGGGCCCAAAATAAGCTCCTCCCTCATAAGGGCCGGGCTAATTGACCCGTTTGGGAGACCCCTCCAGTGGAAACGGAACTCCCCGAAAGACGTTTAA
- a CDS encoding bifunctional N(6)-L-threonylcarbamoyladenine synthase/serine/threonine protein kinase, with translation MIALGIEGTAHTLGIGIVTEKEVLANVFDTLTTEKGGIHPKEAAEHHARLLKPLLRKALHDAGITIEDVDIIAFSQGPGLGPALRVVATAARALAIRYGKPIVGVNHCIAHVEITKMFGVKDPVGLYVSGGNTQVLALEGGRYRVFGETLDIGIGNAIDTFARELGIGFPGGPKIERLALKGERYIELPYAVKGMDLSFSGVLTEAVRKYRTGKYRVEDLAYSFQETAFSALVEVTERAIAHTGKDEVVLVGGVAANNRLREMLRIMAEDRGVEFFVPPYDLCRDNGAMIAYTGLRMFKAGIRFSLEETVVKQRFRTDEVEVTWD, from the coding sequence ATGATAGCTTTAGGTATAGAGGGAACCGCACACACCCTTGGCATTGGAATCGTCACCGAGAAGGAAGTTCTGGCCAACGTATTTGATACTCTAACAACCGAGAAGGGCGGAATCCACCCCAAGGAAGCCGCCGAACACCATGCGAGGCTCCTCAAACCCCTTCTCAGGAAGGCCCTCCATGATGCAGGAATAACGATTGAGGACGTTGACATTATAGCGTTCTCCCAGGGGCCCGGCCTCGGGCCGGCCCTTCGCGTCGTTGCCACGGCCGCGCGGGCGCTGGCGATACGCTATGGAAAGCCGATAGTGGGGGTGAACCACTGCATAGCCCACGTGGAAATCACCAAAATGTTCGGCGTTAAGGACCCGGTCGGTCTGTACGTCAGCGGTGGCAACACGCAGGTTCTCGCCTTAGAGGGCGGTCGCTACCGTGTTTTCGGAGAGACCCTTGACATAGGCATAGGCAACGCCATAGACACCTTTGCTAGGGAGCTTGGCATAGGCTTTCCCGGAGGCCCGAAGATAGAGAGGCTCGCTCTGAAGGGGGAGAGATACATAGAGCTTCCCTACGCCGTAAAGGGCATGGATTTGAGTTTCTCCGGCGTTCTCACCGAGGCGGTCAGGAAATACCGTACTGGAAAGTACCGCGTTGAGGACCTGGCCTATTCCTTCCAGGAGACGGCCTTTTCAGCGCTGGTTGAGGTCACCGAGAGGGCTATAGCGCACACGGGCAAAGACGAGGTTGTGCTAGTTGGGGGCGTTGCCGCGAACAACAGGCTCCGGGAGATGCTCAGGATTATGGCCGAGGACAGGGGCGTTGAGTTCTTCGTCCCGCCCTACGACCTCTGCAGGGACAACGGCGCGATGATAGCTTACACAGGTCTGAGGATGTTCAAAGCGGGAATCAGGTTTTCCCTTGAGGAAACCGTCGTCAAGCAGA
- a CDS encoding CoA-binding protein — MNLDFFFYPQSVAVFGSFKRGAIAYEILRNIVEGGFEGKIIPVNPKGGTVEVTGRTFQIREKLDEPVDTAIIAVPAKIVPSLIDEIGPLIKGAVVISAGFSEVGNDELERKLVERAKKHGVRIIGPNCAGIFGVHGKFFGSFEVRVRPGGLALISQSGAFGGAALAMGNEEGIGFSAFVSYGNAADLNESDFLEYFADDENTKAIALYIEGVRDGRRFLKALRYASEKKPVVILKAGKSASGAKAAASHTGSLAGSYEIYRAAFKQAGAIEVEEMEELFDAAKAFEMYSKAGKRVAVITNSGGPGVLATDKLEKLGLEIAKLSDETTQKLRSFLPSQCSVKNPIDLIADADYERYKRTIETVCRDENVDSLLIICVPPIFIPSEEIARAIIEADCDKPIVVNFMAGELVKDGVRLLEKAGIKNFPTPERAARALKWLSERL; from the coding sequence ATGAACCTTGACTTCTTTTTCTATCCCCAAAGCGTAGCCGTTTTCGGGTCCTTCAAGAGGGGCGCGATAGCCTACGAAATCCTCAGGAACATCGTTGAGGGTGGCTTCGAGGGTAAGATAATCCCAGTAAATCCTAAGGGCGGAACCGTTGAAGTTACCGGGAGAACCTTCCAGATACGGGAGAAACTCGACGAGCCGGTGGACACGGCAATAATCGCTGTTCCCGCAAAAATCGTTCCGTCTTTGATAGATGAGATAGGCCCTCTCATCAAGGGTGCCGTCGTCATCTCGGCGGGCTTTTCAGAGGTCGGGAACGATGAACTGGAGAGAAAACTCGTCGAGAGGGCTAAAAAGCACGGCGTTAGAATCATAGGCCCCAACTGCGCCGGCATCTTCGGGGTCCACGGGAAGTTCTTCGGTTCCTTCGAGGTTCGCGTAAGACCCGGGGGTCTGGCTCTAATCAGCCAGAGCGGTGCCTTCGGTGGCGCGGCTTTAGCTATGGGGAATGAAGAGGGGATAGGATTTTCCGCTTTCGTTTCCTATGGAAATGCCGCTGACCTGAACGAGAGCGACTTTTTAGAATACTTCGCCGACGATGAAAATACAAAGGCCATAGCCCTCTACATCGAGGGAGTGAGAGACGGCAGGCGCTTCCTGAAGGCGCTCCGCTACGCGAGCGAGAAAAAGCCCGTGGTAATCCTCAAGGCCGGAAAGAGCGCGAGCGGTGCGAAAGCGGCCGCTTCCCACACGGGTTCTCTCGCGGGAAGCTATGAAATCTACCGCGCGGCCTTTAAACAGGCCGGGGCCATAGAGGTCGAGGAAATGGAGGAGCTCTTCGACGCAGCTAAAGCCTTCGAGATGTACTCCAAAGCAGGAAAGCGCGTGGCCGTAATCACGAACTCAGGTGGGCCGGGTGTTCTGGCAACGGATAAGCTCGAAAAACTGGGCCTTGAGATTGCAAAGCTGAGCGATGAAACAACTCAAAAACTCCGTTCCTTCCTTCCATCTCAATGCTCGGTGAAAAATCCAATAGACCTCATAGCCGACGCCGACTACGAGCGCTATAAGAGAACCATCGAGACGGTCTGCAGGGATGAGAACGTCGATTCTCTCTTAATCATCTGCGTTCCCCCGATATTCATCCCGAGCGAGGAGATAGCAAGAGCAATCATCGAGGCCGACTGCGACAAGCCGATTGTAGTCAACTTCATGGCCGGTGAGCTCGTTAAGGACGGCGTTAGACTTCTGGAAAAGGCTGGAATAAAGAACTTCCCCACCCCGGAGCGGGCGGCGAGGGCTTTGAAATGGCTCTCGGAAAGATTGTAG
- the tpiA gene encoding triose-phosphate isomerase, translating to MAKLKEPIIAINFKTYIEATGKRALEIAKAAEKVWKETGITIVVAPQLADLRMIAESVEIPVFAQHIDPIKPGSHTGHVLPEAVKEAGAVGTLLNHSERRMVLADLEASIRRAEEVGLMTMVCSNNPAVSAAVAALNPDYVAVEPPELIGTGIPVSKAKPEVITSTVELVRKVNPEVKVLTGAGISTGEDVKKALELGSVGVLLASGVTKAKDPEKAIRDLVSLII from the coding sequence ATGGCGAAGCTGAAGGAGCCGATTATAGCGATAAACTTCAAGACCTACATAGAGGCAACCGGGAAGAGGGCCCTGGAGATAGCCAAGGCCGCGGAGAAGGTCTGGAAGGAGACGGGAATAACAATAGTCGTTGCACCACAGCTCGCGGACCTCAGGATGATAGCGGAGAGCGTTGAAATCCCGGTCTTTGCCCAGCACATAGACCCGATAAAGCCGGGAAGTCATACGGGCCACGTTCTTCCCGAGGCAGTTAAGGAGGCAGGTGCAGTCGGAACGCTCCTCAACCACTCCGAGAGGAGAATGGTCTTAGCGGACCTCGAGGCGAGCATTAGGAGGGCAGAAGAAGTTGGGCTGATGACGATGGTCTGCTCCAACAACCCGGCAGTTTCGGCGGCAGTTGCGGCCCTCAATCCGGACTACGTGGCCGTTGAGCCACCAGAACTCATAGGAACTGGCATTCCTGTCAGCAAGGCCAAGCCCGAGGTCATAACCAGCACCGTCGAACTGGTCAGGAAGGTGAACCCCGAGGTCAAGGTCCTTACAGGGGCGGGCATAAGCACGGGCGAAGACGTCAAGAAGGCCCTCGAGCTGGGAAGCGTCGGCGTTCTCCTCGCGAGCGGAGTTACCAAAGCCAAGGACCCGGAGAAGGCCATAAGGGATTTGGTCTCGTTGATTATCTAA